A region from the Dendropsophus ebraccatus isolate aDenEbr1 chromosome 1, aDenEbr1.pat, whole genome shotgun sequence genome encodes:
- the LOC138785603 gene encoding olfactory receptor 5P56-like — MFVFLVTQAIKGKNATFISDVILLGFQNFQKFQPLSFTIILVIYLATVIGNFLIIVLVSSSKNLHSPMYFFLIHLSLSDLLLSTDITPQTLSIVLNGTSTISLTSCLSQFYFFSVSECSECLLLAVMSYDRFLAICNPLRYHSVMNSTLCITLVIISWLVSFLIILSYTVTISFLHFCGPNVIDHFFCDFTPILKLSCSDISVVELEVMFLSFPLLVLPFGIILATYVFILRVILNISSTTGRHKAFSTCSSHLTTVSLFYTTLFCIYILPTGRSLSTSKIVSLFYTMGTPLINPIIYSLRNKEIKEAFKKVFELAWSGHYKSRFEGRRGLQLIVPENTT; from the coding sequence atgtttgtttttttggttaCGCAGGCAATTAAAGGAAAGAACGCCACTTTCATCTCGGATGTCATCCTTCTTGGTTTCCAGAATTTCCAAAAATTTCAACCTTTATCCTTTACTATAATTTTAGTGATTTATTTGGCAACTGTGATTGGAAATTTCCTTATCATCGTCCTGGTGTCCTCTAGTAAGAACCTTCATTCTCCTATGTACTTCTTCCTCATACATCTCTCCTTATCAGACCTCCTGCTGAGTACAGATATCACCCCGCAGACACTATCGATAGTTCTGAATGGGACGAGCACAATATCTTTGACAAGTTGCCTTTCACAGTTCTACTTCTTCTCAGTGTCTGAATGTTCTGAGTGTCTTCTCCTCGCCGTTATGTCTTATGACCGCTTTCTGGCCATATGTAACCCGTTGCGTTATCACAGTGTAATGAACAGTACATTATGTATCACGCTGGTCATCATATCTTGGCTGGTAAGTTTCTTGATCATATTAAGTTATACAGTCACAATAAGTTTTCTACATTTTTGTGGACCCAACGTGATTGACCATTTCTTTTGTGACTTTACGCCCATATTGAAGCTTTCCTGCTCAGATATCTCTGTAGTTGAGCTGGAAGTCATGTTCCTCAGTTTTCCATTGCTTGTTTTACCATTTGGAATAATACTGGCAACCTACGTTTTTATTCTACGAGTCATTTTAAACATCTCATCCACCACTGGAAGACAcaaagccttctctacctgtagctcccacctcacTACTGTGTCTCTGTTCTATACAACTCTGTTCTGTATTTATATCCTTCCAACTGGACGGTCATTGTCTACAAGTAAAATAGTGTCTTTATTTTACACAATGGGGACCCCactgataaacccaattatatACAGTTTGAGGAACAAAGAAATAAAAGAAGCCTTCAAAAAAGTTTTTGAGTTGGCTTGGTCTGGACACTACAAGAGCCGGTTTGAAGGAAGGAGAGGTCTGCAGCTTATAGTTCCGGAAAACACAACTTAA